The DNA region ATAGTCGGCCCCGATTTCATAGACCAGAACAACGGGGGCTTCAGCTACAGCCCGTTGCGGGCCCACTTCGCCCTTTACGATTTTCTGATGAACCGCATCGACCGCAAGAGGCTCTCCCAAGTCACCACAAAAGCCTACCTGGAATCCTTCACAGGCCAGCGGGCAGAGGTGGGCTTTGCCGCCCTTTCAGCCATCGACTCCACCGTCTCGGTTCAGGGCGGCAGGCTCGCGGTGGCGCTTTTTCCGCTCCTCTACGATTTCCAAAATTATCCATTCTCGGAAATCCACAAAAAAATCGAAATGTTCTGCCGGGAAAAGGGAATATTGCTCATCGATCTCCTTCCGGCCTTTAGAGCCTGCCGGGCCGAAGACCTCTGGGTGCACCCCACGGACCATCACCCGAACGAGCTTGGCCACAAAATAGCCGCCGATGAAATTTTGCGCTTCCTTCTTTCAAAGGAAGCCGAAGGACGGCTTGCCCTTCCGGGCGCTTCATGATAATTTCCGAAAAAGGAATAACATTCTTCGGAGAAAGCCATGAATGATATTGATTTTTCGCCCGCCTGCCGGGTCTGCCTCATAGGAACCCAGCCCATCACGGACCACGCAAAGGCCCTGGACAACGTGGCCGCAACCGCGCCGGCCATACCCTCCTGGGTTCAGCTTCCGGCTCTCGGCGAGTACATGATTCCCCAGTTTTCCCACGGCCTTCCGGGCATCGTGATTACGCCGGAAAAGGTTTACGTTGACGCGAAATCCCCCGGTTTCGAGGACGCCCTCCTGGCCTTTTACCAGGAATACCTGGAAGTTGCGGGGCTGGAATCCGTGCCGGACGCCTCCCGCTTCGCCCTGGCTCCCGAAATAGCACCCGGTTTTTTCGAGTTCGAAAAACGCCTGGAATCCGGCGACCTTGCCCCAATCGCCGTAAAGGGCCAGGTCACCGGCCCCTTCACCCTGGCGGTTTCGGTTACGGACCAGGATGGCCGCGCCATTTTCTACGATGAGCGCCTTGGCGACTGCGCGGCAAAGCTCATCGCGCTTCAGACGAGGTGGCAGGTCGAAAAGCTGGCCGCTTTCGGGCTTCCCGTCATAATCTTTCTGGACGAGCCGGGGCTCTCCGGTTTCGGCTCATCGGCGCTCATCTCCATATCCAGACAGGCCGCCCTCTCCTGCCTTGCCGAGCCCATAGCCGCCGTGCACGAGATCGGCGAGTACTGCGGCATCCACGTCTGCGGCAACACCGACTGGTCCCTTGTGTTGGAAAGCGGAATCGACATAGTGAACTTCGACGCTTTCAACTTTTTCGAGCCCTTCGCGGCCTATGGCGACTCCATCCGCACATTCATGAAAAAAGGCGGAATCATCGCTTGGGGAATAGTTCCCACGGCTGATAAAAACGACATCAGAAACGCCACTGTGGATTCCCTTTACAGCCACTGGGAAAGCTGCCTCCAAAAAATCGCGGAGCTTGGCCTCGAACGGTCGCTCATATTGGAAAACTCGCTCATAACCCCTGCCTGCGGCCTGGGGTCGCTGGATTACGAGAGCGCCATGAAGGTTCTTGGATTGACAAAATCTTTGTCGGAGAGAATCCGGCGCGAAAACAATATCGCTTAACGGAGCATCAACAATGACTCAAGCTGCCCGCTTTTCCGGTGACAACCGCTACGTCCTGGACGACGAACTGGCGAAAATCGTCAACATTTCCATGAGCCTTGAAATGCCGCTCCTTTTGAAGGGCGAGCCCGGAACCGGCAAGACCATGCTGGCCCACGCCATCGCAAACGCCCTTCAGATGCCGCTTCTTATCCTGAACGTCAAAAGCTCCATGAAGCTCGTGGACTGCCTCTACCAGTACGACACCCTAACGCGCCTGAACGACAGCCGCTTCGGGGACTCCGGCAGGAACGTGGCCGACATAGAGGAGTACCTCCGCATGGGGAAAATCGGCCAGGCCTTCACCGCCGACCACCGCACCGTGCTTCTGATAGACGAGATCGACAAGGCCGACACCGATTTCCAGGACGACATGCTGGATGTCCTGGACCAGATGGAGTTCGACATAATCGAAACCGACAGGACCGTCTGCGCCCGCCACCGCCCGGTCATCATCATCACCAGTAACGCCAAAAAGGACCTCTCCGACCCCTTTCTTGGCCGGTGCAACTTCCACCACATAGCCTTTCCCGACCCCAAGATGATGCGCAAAATAGTCAAGGTGCACTTCCCGGACATCGCCGAGCGCCTCATGGAAAGCGCGGTATCGGTCTTCTACTCCCTCCGCGAGATGGACGGCGTGGAGAAAAAACCCGCCACCCGCGAACTCATCAACTGGATTCGGGCCCTGTCCGCCGACCCGGACTTTTCCCCCAAGGCCCTGGAAGGCGGCGACGTGCCCTTCCTGGGAGTCCTGTTCAAAAAAAGCCCGGACTTCGCCAAGGCCCAGGCGGCAACGCGAAAAAGAAGCAGGTTTTAGGAAAAGAGGAAAGGATTCGCGGGGGAGGGAGGGGAAACCTTTTTTGAAAAAAAGGTTCTCCCCTCACCTCCCCCGCACCCCCTCCCTCCCCTTCCAAAAAACTTTAAGTTATTGAGTTTTAGAGGAATAACACTACCCTTTATTGGTTGCTGAGCCATGTTCATCCCATTTTTTTACGAGCTGCGCGACGCCGGGGTTCCGGTGTCCCCCACGGCCTTTCTAACCCTCCAGAAGGCCCTTTCAAAGGGGCTGGTGGAAAACCTGGACGACTTCTACACCGCAAGCCGGGCCATACTGGTCAAGAGCGAGCGCTGGTTCGACATGTTCGACCGGCTATTCGCCCATCATTTCGAGGGGGCGGAGCTTGGCGACCTTGAGGGCGTCGATCTCACGGAGGCGGTGCGGGCGCTTCTGGACGAGTGGCTGAAAGACCCGGCGGAGCTTGCCCAGGCCCTGGGCATGACGGAGGAGGAGCTTTCCAAGTTCACACCCGATGAGCTGATCAAATATTTCATGGACCGCTTAAAGGACCAGGACGGACGCCACGAGGGCGGCAACCGCTGGATCGGCACGGGCGGCAGAAGCCCGGTGGGACACTCCGGCCACCACCCCGGCGGAATGAGGGTGGGGGGCGAGAGTCGCAACAAGAGCGCCGTGAAGCTGGCCCTTGAGCGCCGGTACAAGGACTACTCCCAGGAAGGGCTTTTGAAGGAAGCCACCATCGCGGAGGCCCTCAAACGCTTGCGGCACATGATCCCGGTTGGCCCCAAGGACCGGGTGAACGTGGATGAAACCATCTACCGCACCACCAAAAACGGCGGCGAAATCGAGATCATCTTCGAGCGCTCCATGAAGGACCGCTTGAAAATCATTCTCGCCATCGACAACGGCGGCTGGTCCATGGACCCCTACATCCCGGTGGTCCAGACCCTTTTCGACTACGCCCGCGCACAATTCAAGGACATCAAAACCTACTTTTTCCACAACACCATCTACGGCTCGGTTTGGGAAGACCCCACCCGGCGTAAAAAGGCCGTGCGCATAACCGACCTCGCCCGCCGCGACCCGGACACCCGGCTCATAATACTTGGCGACGCAAGCATGGCCCCCTACGAGCTTCTGGCCCGTGACGGCTCCATGTACATCGACGAGCGCAGCGGAATTCCATCGTTGGAGCAGCTCCGCTTTCTGGCCGAGACCTTCCCCCACAACGTGTGGCTGAACCCCGTGCCCTCCCGCATGTGGCACTACACCCGCACAATAGCCCTTGTCCGTGACGTTTTCCCCATGTTCGAGCTGACCCTGGACGGCCTCGACCAGGCGGTGGCCAAGCTGATGAGGAAGAATTAATGGTGAACAATATGCCGGAAAAACGAAAACCAAAAAAACCTGTAAATAGAAAAATCAAGTATTGTAAAATAAATGACTGTGATGTTATCGACAAGGAGTCGCTAAGAAAATTTAGGAAAAAGAGGGTACATTGGTTTAAATGGTTATATAATGATTTAAATTCAATAGAAAATCAAATAGTTTCATTGGTTTGGGATTATGGCATTTTTTTAGTTGTCAATGAATTACGAAGACTTGCTGAAGATAATCCTAAATCAGGTATCGGTTTTAATAGCGATATAATAGACTTTTTTGATAGGAGTTTTGTTACAATGCAAACTGTTGGTATCAGGCGAATTATTGACAAATCAAGCCTTAATGAAAAAAAGAACAAAGAAAACGAAAAGCGCGCTGTAATTTCATTGCCTAAAATTATTCAAGATATCTCAAACCATATCGACTTAATTACTAGAGAAAATTATATATGTTATAACGGACTTCCTTACGAATTAACGCCAGAGAGCGATGATTTGAATAAATTATTACATAATGAACGTCATAAAAATTTTGATTTATTGGCCGCAACAGAGCCTGGCATGAGAAGTCGAGGTGAGTTTATCAAAGTTGATATACTATATAAGTTCAAAAAAGAAATTGATAAATGCGAGAACGTTAAAACCATTGTTGATAAATTTATTGCCCATGCCGCAGCGCCAGAAACAATAAAACTTTTAAGCGCTGAAGAAAAATCGGTAACTTTAGCACAACTAAAAAGCTACCACATAATAATATATCAAGTAGCTCGTTTCATATCATATAATATTTTATCTGAAGCAATTGGCGGGCTGCCTGTTCCTCAGTATAATTTGCTGGAAAATCTTGATAAAAAATGGGGCGATAAAGAAGATTTGGAGCAAGCCCAAGAAAAGTGGGATGAATTTGGAGAGGAAATCAGGGGATGGCAATTTTCTTCGCACTGACAGGCAATGACAGCCATACCCAATAACGATAGTGGTGAACAACGGGACTCGCGGTCCCCCGCTACAGCAACATAGAAGGAATGATTCACCGATGAGCCGTTTGACGGAAATCCGCCGCATCCTGGATGAAAACCAGGACGGCTTTCTTGCCAAAAGGGCCACCCGGAACGGGCAGGCCCTTAGGCGCAAGGCCGAGGAGGTGGTGGAGTCGGGCTACCGCCAGGAGTTTTCACTGGACTCCGACCGCATACTCCACTCCCGCGCCTACGCCCGCTACATAGACAAGACCCAGGTCTTTTATCTGATCGTCAACGACCACATAACCCACCGGGTCCTCCACGTTCAGCTCGTAAGCAAGATCGCAAGGACCATAGGCAGGTTTTTGAGGCTGAACGAGGATTTGATCGAAGCCATCGCCCTTGGGCACGACATCGGCCACACCCCCTTCGGCCACGACGGCGAGAGCTTCCTCTCGGCCCTGTGCAAGGAACACGGCATAGGGAAGTTTTTCCACAACATCCAGAGCGTGCAGTTCCTGGACCGGGTTGAGCGCCAGGGCGCGGGCTGGAACCTCTGCCTCCAGACCCTTGACGGCATCCTCTGCCACGACGGCGAGGTCCACAACAAGCGCCTTGTCTGCGACCCCTTAAGGACATTCGCCGAGCTTGACCGGCTGATGGAAAAGACCGTAAAGGGCGAGCCCGCCTTCCTGGTTCCCATGACCCCCGAAGGCTGCGTGGTGCGCCTTGCCGACACAATAGCCTACATCGGGCGCGACATCGAGGACGCCATACGGCTTTCCATCATAAATCGATCGGACATACCCGCCGGATGCGTCAAGGTTCTGGGCGACTCCAACGGAACCATAGTCCATAACCTTGTGACCGACGTCATCACCGCCAGCGAAAACGAAATATGGGTGGGCTTTTCCGACGAGGTGAGCGAGGCCCTTTCAAGGCTCAAGATTTTCAATCTGGAGCGCATCTACAGGCACCCGGAGGTGAAGCTCCACTATCTCGACCTGAAAAAGCTCTTCGGCCTGCTTTTTGAGCGCTACCTGGAAGACATCGTGCGCGACAGGCGCGAAAGCGTGATCTTTTCGGGCTTTCTGAAGGAAAAGAGCGAGGACTACCTTACGGGCCACAGGCCGGAGGAAATGGTGCGCGACTTCATCGCGGGCATGACCGACCAGTACTTTCTCCAGCAATGCCCGGAAGACATGAGGCCCACTCTCCGAAGAATACCTTGAGGACAAAATGGAAAAAAAACTCCGCATCATATTTCTTTGCACGGGAAATTCCTGCCGGAGCCAGATGGCCGAGGCCTTCACCAACCGGCTGAAAGGGGATTCCATCGAGGCAAGGTCCGCCGGAGTGGAGACCCACGGATTGAATCCCCTGGCAGTGAAGGTCATGGCCGAGGCCGGAATCGACATCTCCAATGCCAGGAGCAAGCACGTGGCGGAGTTCGACGACGAGTCCTTCGATTACGCCGTAACCCTCTGCGATTCCGCCAGGGCCGCCTGCCCGGTGATGCCGCCGCCCATAAAGATGCGCCACGTCGGCTTCGACGATCCGCCCGCCCTGGCCAAGGACGCGAAAACCGAGGAGGAGGCCCTGGCCCATTATAGAAGGGTGAGGGACGAAATCCGCGCCTTCGTGGAAAAGCTGCCGGGCGTCCTGGAAAATCCCCCGGCCTGACGCTTCGCCAAAACCGAAAGCCCCTGATGGACCCCATCCACCGGCCCGAAACCCTTCAGCGCGACCTTCAATTCATGGCCCTTGCGCTAAGGGAGGCGGAAAAGGCGGGGGACCGGGGCGAGGTCCCGGTGGGCGCGGTCCTGGTCCTCGACGACGGCAGGTTTTTTTCCGCCGGAAACTCCGTTATAGGGCTCTCCGACCCCACCGCCCACGCGGAAATTCTGGCCATCAGGGCAGCGGCCTGTGAAATCGGCAACTACCGACTAGTGAAAAGCGCACTTTACTCTACCATCGAACCCTGCATAATGTGCATGAGCGCTATAATTCACTCACGGGTGGACCGGGTGGTTTTCGGGGCCTTCGACCCCCGCTGGGGCGGGGCCGGGTCAATCGCGAGCCTCCACCAGGACCTGCGCCTTAACCATCATCCCCTGGTGACAGCCGGGGTCATGGAAGAGCCATGCAAGGGCCTGATCCGGGATTTTTTCCGCGAAAGACGCGCCGGGGCTGTCAAAATAAAGGATGCGCCGGAAACCGCTGACTGAAATCGGCGCTGTTGACTATCCCGTTGTATCTGGTATAATTATCAAAATTGTTCTTCCGCCTCCCTCGGAGCATCCTAATGGGCGCAAGCCGGTACAACGTGATTTTTTCAGGGGTCATCTATCCGGGGAAAAACCGCGAAAACGTGAAGCGGAACCTCGGAAAGCTCCTTTCCCTGGAACCGCCTCAGGTTGACGAACTTTTCGCAACCAAGGGCGCGGTGATCCGGCAGAGCACGGACCTTGAAACCGCCCTCTCCTTCGTGAAGCTCTTCGAGGAGGCGGGGGCCGTGTGCACCATGCAGGTGGCCGAAGGCAGGGCGGCCCACGCAGCCCCCTTCACGCCCAAGACCCCGGCGGTCAAAACCATCGCGGTTCTGCCCCTCAACATGATTCCCGCCGACCCTCTTTTCGCCCCCTCCACGGTGCCGCGCATAGGCGCATGGGACCAGGGTTTCGACACCAACCGCATGGACAACCCCAACCTGGACTTCGCCGACATAAGGCTCGCCACCGTTTTCAGCAAGGCCGCAGGCGAGGACAAGCAGCATTTCGTCTTCTTCTTTCTGGCGGGCCAGCGAAGGCCCTTTCTGGTGGACGCCAGCAAGATCGCCTTCAACGAGTTTCCGGACGTGAAATGCCAGATGCTTTTTTCCTCGTTGAGGAAATTCCTGCACCACCTTCTTCACCAGGCTCCACAGGTCATGCTGGACAAGCCCACCTACGATTTCCTCAAGGGTGCGGCCCCGCTCCTTTTAAAGCCGGAGCCCATAGCTCTCGCCACCAGCCTTGGAAAGGCCCTGGAAACCCCGGAGGCCCTGGCCAAGATCGAGCGCCTGCCCGTGCCGGAAAAGGAATCCAAGACTGCCGCAGCCTGGGAAAGGGTTCTGGCCGAAAAGCCCAAGCCCGCCCCCCAAAGCCTTTTTAAGCCCGAAACCGACAAGGTGAAGGACCACTGGCGGGGGCCGTCCCTTGAGATGATAACGGCCCGCGCGCCCGCTGCGCCCCTGTGCAGAAGAATCCTGGCGTCCAGCCACACCCTTTTTATCACGTCCTCCCTTTTCCTGTGCATGTGGATACCCGTAGACCTTTACATGCTGGCCCACAGCGGCAGCGGCATCATCACCACCTTCCGCGAAAACCTGCCGGGCGTTCCGGCGGCACGGGGGCTTCTACTGGTGGCCGCCGCCCTTTGCGCCATCTACATAGAGGTTTTATCCGAAAAGCCCGGAGGCCAGACCCTGGGCCAGAAGCTCGCGGGCGTCCGGGTGGTGACTGAAGACGGCCAGGAGGCCCAGGGCCTGGACATCTGGTTCATGCGCTTCATCGGCCATACACTCCAGATTCTCACCTTCGGTCTCGCCCTATTCGCCTGCTTCTACTCAAAGGAAAAATCGGGCCTTGCGGACATCCTCTCACGCACCCGACAGGTGACC from Deltaproteobacteria bacterium includes:
- a CDS encoding MoxR family ATPase — protein: MTQAARFSGDNRYVLDDELAKIVNISMSLEMPLLLKGEPGTGKTMLAHAIANALQMPLLILNVKSSMKLVDCLYQYDTLTRLNDSRFGDSGRNVADIEEYLRMGKIGQAFTADHRTVLLIDEIDKADTDFQDDMLDVLDQMEFDIIETDRTVCARHRPVIIITSNAKKDLSDPFLGRCNFHHIAFPDPKMMRKIVKVHFPDIAERLMESAVSVFYSLREMDGVEKKPATRELINWIRALSADPDFSPKALEGGDVPFLGVLFKKSPDFAKAQAATRKRSRF
- a CDS encoding nucleoside deaminase is translated as MDPIHRPETLQRDLQFMALALREAEKAGDRGEVPVGAVLVLDDGRFFSAGNSVIGLSDPTAHAEILAIRAAACEIGNYRLVKSALYSTIEPCIMCMSAIIHSRVDRVVFGAFDPRWGGAGSIASLHQDLRLNHHPLVTAGVMEEPCKGLIRDFFRERRAGAVKIKDAPETAD
- a CDS encoding arsenate reductase ArsC, which translates into the protein MEKKLRIIFLCTGNSCRSQMAEAFTNRLKGDSIEARSAGVETHGLNPLAVKVMAEAGIDISNARSKHVAEFDDESFDYAVTLCDSARAACPVMPPPIKMRHVGFDDPPALAKDAKTEEEALAHYRRVRDEIRAFVEKLPGVLENPPA
- a CDS encoding HD domain-containing protein, translated to MSRLTEIRRILDENQDGFLAKRATRNGQALRRKAEEVVESGYRQEFSLDSDRILHSRAYARYIDKTQVFYLIVNDHITHRVLHVQLVSKIARTIGRFLRLNEDLIEAIALGHDIGHTPFGHDGESFLSALCKEHGIGKFFHNIQSVQFLDRVERQGAGWNLCLQTLDGILCHDGEVHNKRLVCDPLRTFAELDRLMEKTVKGEPAFLVPMTPEGCVVRLADTIAYIGRDIEDAIRLSIINRSDIPAGCVKVLGDSNGTIVHNLVTDVITASENEIWVGFSDEVSEALSRLKIFNLERIYRHPEVKLHYLDLKKLFGLLFERYLEDIVRDRRESVIFSGFLKEKSEDYLTGHRPEEMVRDFIAGMTDQYFLQQCPEDMRPTLRRIP
- a CDS encoding RDD family protein, giving the protein MGASRYNVIFSGVIYPGKNRENVKRNLGKLLSLEPPQVDELFATKGAVIRQSTDLETALSFVKLFEEAGAVCTMQVAEGRAAHAAPFTPKTPAVKTIAVLPLNMIPADPLFAPSTVPRIGAWDQGFDTNRMDNPNLDFADIRLATVFSKAAGEDKQHFVFFFLAGQRRPFLVDASKIAFNEFPDVKCQMLFSSLRKFLHHLLHQAPQVMLDKPTYDFLKGAAPLLLKPEPIALATSLGKALETPEALAKIERLPVPEKESKTAAAWERVLAEKPKPAPQSLFKPETDKVKDHWRGPSLEMITARAPAAPLCRRILASSHTLFITSSLFLCMWIPVDLYMLAHSGSGIITTFRENLPGVPAARGLLLVAAALCAIYIEVLSEKPGGQTLGQKLAGVRVVTEDGQEAQGLDIWFMRFIGHTLQILTFGLALFACFYSKEKSGLADILSRTRQVTTQEKPALLWQPLPFLLFFTLVNTVFSYRQIWTSIPEGVILWCLGVLFWLGVFFGYRSWSRSLFTKAK